ACAACCGCTCCGGCGTCGTGAGCGGCTTTCATTGCTTCACGCGTCACTTCCGCACAACTGTCGCTGAGCGCCGCAAAGATACCGCCCGTATGAAACCACCGTGACTTTCGCTTGCCGAAGATTCTGTTCCAATCAATTTCGCCCGGCTTCATATGAGCAACGGCCGTGTGCCCGCGGTCGTAGAGCGTAACACTTGCGCGGACTCCCATCCCGACTTCTGTGAAGTTCAGCCCGATGCGGTCGGCTCTTCCGCTGCCGTCATACGGAACCCAAATCACTTCACTCAAATCCATGCCGCTTGCGCGTGCATGATTTTTGATGAACGCACCAAGCGGATTGTCCACCAAACGTGAAATCCATCCGGTGCGAAGTCCGTAGCGTGCCAATGCATACGAAACGTTGTATTCGCCGCCTCCGGCGTAAGCTTCGAAGTAGGGCGTGAGTTCAATCCGCTGATGTCCCGGAGGACTCAGGCGTATCATGCACTCCCCCAATGAGAGTAAATCAAATTCAGTCTCTGAAGAAGAGAGAAGTTTCAATCCCATTACATTGTCCTTGTGCAGATGGTGAAAATGAATGATATGCACCATTCAACCCGGGCGCGATACTGAAAACACACCCGGGCTGTAACAATAACAATCAGATGCTGTATGTTGACGAGGCTGTATCTCCGCCGCGTCCCGTCCAATTTGTATGGAAGAACTGACCGCGGGGTTTGTCGACCCGCTCGTACTGATGGGCGCCGAAATAGTCACGTTGCGCTTGAAGCAAATTCGCAGGAAGCCGCGCATTGCGGTAGCCGTCGAAATAATTCAGAGCCGTGGAGAAGGCCGGAATCCACACGCCGTTCGTTACCGCGGCAGCAATTACTCGCCTCCATGCAGGCTGCGCTTCACCCACCTTGTTTTTGAAGAATGGATCGAGAAGAAGGTTTGCAAGAGTCGGATGTGTGTTGAATGCATCATTGATCTTACCCAAAAAA
This region of Bacteroidota bacterium genomic DNA includes:
- a CDS encoding sugar kinase, encoding MGLKLLSSSETEFDLLSLGECMIRLSPPGHQRIELTPYFEAYAGGGEYNVSYALARYGLRTGWISRLVDNPLGAFIKNHARASGMDLSEVIWVPYDGSGRADRIGLNFTEVGMGVRASVTLYDRGHTAVAHMKPGEIDWNRIFGKRKSRWFHTGGIFAALSDSCAEVTREAMKAAHDAGAVVSYDLNFRSKLWSSKKAIEVTKNLVPYIDVLIGNEEDFQKVLGFEVEGADEHLKSLPIEGYKKMVEKVVKTYPHVQAVGTTLREVVSGLVNNWSAIMYYDGKFYESRRYENLEVEDRVGGGDGFCSGFVYGLLHGMSPQECVEMGAAHGALLQSTRGDTSMVTMEEVKHVMGGGSARIKR